The genome window TAGGTTTGAAGCCTGTTTTTCTTCCAGAGCATGACATTTCCTCCACCATGACATTGGGTACAGTATGATGATGTTAGCATTGCCTTTTAGACCAGTCATACACAATAAGCTATAATTTTgcattcacacattcacacatttgaGCTATACTGGATGCCCTAACAAGAAACGTTCTTCATATTCAGTTTATAAAATAGCACTTGATCCAGCACATCATAATATTTTGTCTGTAATATAGTATTCTGTAATTAGTATTATTTCAGTTAATTCATAATTTCatccattatacagtacatttcagtACTTGAAATAAATGTCATAATAGCCtcatttatgaaataaatagttcCTTTATGTGGCATCGGTCTTCAGTGTATTTAAAGACCTAAAACCTTGATTTCAGCATGACATGTTTTGGTTAAATCAAGCTTTTAGTGGGACAGGATTAATACTGATCCCTGCTTGGAATTGTGGCGGCATGTTGTTCTTTAATGCTGACTTTATATCAGCTGAATATTTCAACTAGATAGGCCAGTAAATAATGAATGTACCAACAGCATTGTGTAAAGTGTAAGTGACTCTGAACGTCCCTTAATTTTTTATAGTGACTAATGATCTGACTTTTAACTCTAAGCCACCTTTTGTCATGTGTGCGGATGACTTAGGCTGTACGTTACGTGtgatatttatatgtaaatactgtatgtggataACGTGCCATGATAGGCGCGGAGCTCCTGCTTTATTCAGATCATTTACCAAGCATAAGTAATGGAAGTGAGGccacacactttctctcattgttagaaataaacatgcatacccaccagtcaaaaaaaaagctaaatgaaGTTAATGCATGTGTGATGTGTAGTATTGTTTGCATCAGTTTGTTAAAATGAAGTATCTTGTCTGCAGAAATTCAGAAGGAGAGTTCAGGAATCCACTCAGGTGCTCCGTGAGCTGGAAATTTCACTCCGAACCAATCACATCGGGTGAGTCTCAGTTTGGCAGACAATCTGATTTATGGGttcttttaaaaagcaaaaagatcgATTTCAATATTGCAAAGGGTCTCTCTGGTTTAGGTTCTataacagcattaaataaaataagataacgTGTGACTCATAATAAATAAGTGCTAAACCAATTGTTATGTGCATGCTTTTCTAGGGGAAAAAATCCCAgaacaacagttaaacagtttTAATCCCCCCTATACTAAGCCTGCAAACATTATACAGCCCTACCGAACACTGCAGCAGTTTAGGAATTATGTGCAATATGTTTCATCTGTATATAGTTATGTTTAATGATCCTTGGAACAAGTTGTTACTCATTGGCAAAAGTTTGTGGAAATCTGAcaatcacacccatatgtgcgCCTTTCCCAACCTGTTAGAAGCACATAATTGTCTAGGATGGTTTTGTATGCTATGGTATAACAGTTTTCCTTTTTGGGGAACTACCTGGCCCAAATATGTTCTAGCATTAGAGTGCACCTGTGCACATAGCAAAATCTATGAAGACATTATCTGCCCGgaacctcaaccccattgaacACACATGGgaagaattttaaatgaaatgtacacAAATCCCTATAGTCACTTTAAAAATTCCTAGTAGAGTAAAGATTACTGTAAGTATAGCAagaaataatgtataaatatgaGTGAGGTGTctacaaacttttggccacatagAGTATGTTTTGCAGCTGTAATCAGCTATTGCATCACCagcttatatttttattttattattgaaattaataagacaaaacaaaaacaagcagcCTTCCAAACAAAATTAATGCTTTTCTTATGGTTGTAAAAAGCACTGACAtcggagactccttccaaataTACATACAGAAAAGGTCTCTATTTTAACAAACTAAAATGATTTCGGTAAGTTTCTTTATTTTGCATCATCCATACAATACATAATTTTGTTAGTCACCACTATAAAAATcgttataatattatataccgAATAAAATTCTGACCAGTCAAACCTCTCATTTAAGAGCACTCTAATGTCAttcaattttacttttaaatttagTGTTAGAATTAGTGGCTCTTAATGTTGTAATGCAAATTAACTTGTCGGGATCTGAATATTGCTATTACTACTATTGTataatttttgtctgtttgaaGGTGAGCTAGAAATATCATAGAGCTTTTGAGATTGTGTTGTACAGTGTTCTTCCTGTGCTCTCAGGTGGGTAAGAGAGTTTCTGAATGAAGAGAACCAAGGCCTGGATGTACTGGTGGAGTACCTATCCTTTGCACAATATGCTGTTACGTAAGTCTTTtttctctgccttttttttctgtattgcaCTCTTTATCTATAAGCTTGTATAAATTCTAGACatgtattttttacatacatCACTTCTTCAGCTTTGATGGAGATGCAGCAGAAAGTACGAGTGGAGAGGCGTCAGTGGAGACTCCGTGGAGCAGATCTATAGAAGATCTACATGGTGACACTAATCTGCCCTCGCCAGTCAGCAGCAGCAGTATTCAGCGGTCGACACGACACTCGTTAAGGTAAatcacagagaaagaaaaaatggacaCGGTTATTTTGGCATAACTAGTAATTCTACAttgaacatttattattttaattcatgttAATATTTTGGTTAGATgcagcactgtggcttagtggttagctctgtcactttgcacctccagggtctgggttcaattcccaccttgggtctgtgtgcagttTTCATGATCTCCCCATGTAAATTAGAcctattggcgttcccaaattgcctgtagtgtgtgtgtgtgtgtgtgtgtgtgtgtgtaccctgcgatggattggcccccctgtccaggttgtaccccgcACCCTTGCATAGGATAAAGTACAATGATTTGGGTTAGACTCTTAATCaaacattgctttttttttttaggtccaACACTCTTCCCAGCCGTAGGACGCTGAAAAATTCACGTTTGGTTTGTAAGAAGGATGACGTGCACGTCTGCGTCATGTGTCTCAGAGCCATTATGAACTACCAGGTATGTAAATCAGAAATAACTTGTTCTTTATGGATCTTTTGGTGGACTAATAGCCATTTTTGAAACTGAATCCTTTCTCTTATATTTCGTGTATGTAGTATGGCTTCAACATGGTCATGTCACATCCGCATGCGGTAAATGAAATTGCTCTGAGCCTCAACAACAAAAATCCAAGGTAAGATACATTCAAACTATAGGCCAAACAGaataaataatctgtttttttttttttataatacttttcTTCAAACGAATATAAATCTTTATCTGCTTTCGGATcctaaatgcaaaatatttaagTGCCAAATTAACATAATCAGGTGAACCCATGTAGCCAGTCTGATTGGAACTGGAGCCATGGGTACAAGAAACTTAGTTAGCTGTGCTTTACTAGAATTATCTGATAATGATAACTGAGACTGACTGGAATGAACTTTCACTGGACAACTAAATCTCCGTATTAATGGGATTTAATTAAGAGGAGTCAGAGTATGAACAGGTAAAGCTACGCCGCACGCATTAGGGATAACGCCCAGGGACGCTGTGTCGCACAGTGGTGGTGGAACTCTTAATTTGAAATCAGCTCCCAGAGTAGACCTCAATAATCTGTCCTGGACCTTGTTAAGTCTGAAGTATACTacacagggtgctccctactccctgctccaTGTGTAGTAAAGGGAACGTCTCTTGACAAAACTCCGCCGTTCGGACCACCCTGCAACGTCACCAGCGCAAACGCTACTCCGtctgtgcgttaccatggtaacatgaGCACCTCGGAAACCTGTCGCTGCTGCGGTGGAAATTTTACactatggacattaaatattgaatatttattaaaataaaaaatgatattaTTATAGAACAAATATTATTGCTACGTGTAtagattattaatttttttttaaataatttacaaaatgtaagaagatttatttccttttttttgtattacagattactagcctatataatacttaagtatttcttgtttaaattaaaatataaattattgtgtcctactAATATGTAATCCAATTTTTCAACAcgttgttcagttgttccctACACCGTTCGCAGAACTGAGCAGTATTGCTCACTGCGGTTTAGAATCACACATAACATGGCTGCACCCTGTGCATTACACCTCTCAGAGTACCTCAGGCCAATCAGAACGCACCTACAGTTGGGCTTTTGTCTTGCACCTGATATCTTGCCTGTAATGTTGTTACCTGTTGTTGTTAATGTTCGGAGTTTCATACCACTGCGAGGATCATTTTGGTTCTTGTGTTggcttttctttattaaaagtcACTTGTGCAGTTATGTCTAGCCTGCCATCCTTCATTCCTGGCAGCGTGGCACTGGCGAGTTTCAGAACCTGCcagataaaaaaagattaaaaaaggaaatacataatgtcattaataaagttaataatgtaattaaaatgtatctCTTTTATTGTTTAGCAATTTATTTCATGCAGCACCAAAATACATTGACTGTGGACAAAACATAAGATTACAGGAGCACACATGATAGTACAGAAGGGCTGCGTTCAGTAAAAGGAGCAGAATTAAAGATTACTGCATGCCTTTTCGACTGTCTGGATAAAActagtcacaaaataaaaatattgggTGTATTGGCAACCATTTTAGTCACCATATGGTTATAGTATGATGGGTCTAGCAGGTGGGTTGGTTCTAGCGTTCTGTTGAATCTTGCACACTTGGTGCTTAAGTGAGCATGACTGGGAAGCTTTCTGTTGGAGTGAATGCAATTGGTCACAATTGTCTGGGATAATTGGAGGGAATGGTTAGACTTTCTGGTCAGTTTTCTACTGGTGTAGGAAAGATAAGTCAACCTTTCTGCTGGAGCAGGGTGAGATTAGTGGCATTTCTACAAGAGGTTTGGCCCAGTCGAACTTGCCTGTCAAACAATGCTGAAGCAGACGGGGTTGGTCTGATTGTCTGCAGTACCATTAGTCAAAACTTTTATGGGACTTAACAGTGTTGATCAAACTTTCTGCAGGAGTTTTGATGGCTGGTAAAAAATTTGGTGGCAGTGAATGgctttgatttttctttctcagtTGATTAAAGTGTTTGCGAACAGTCTATTCTAGTTCTAAATAGCTACATATTGTAAGCACGCTGATTCTTTTTACCCCGAATTAGCAAACTAAGacactaaaataaaacacttctaaTCACCTTGCTGCACACCAGTGGAAATCAGTGGATCCCACTGTGGCCAGAGCGGGAACCAGACCTTTAACTAATCAGGACCTGTGACTTGCAGGCTGGTGCAAGCCTGTTTGGTTGGGCTCAATTCACGGTGATGTACATTAGAACATGCTGCCTGATGTTAACAGGAGCTAATTACTtctggtttgtgtgtgtcttgtaCTGACTAGGACCAAAGCCTTGGTTCTGGAGCTCCTGGCTGCTGTGTGTCTCGTGAGAGGCGGGCATGAGATCATCCTGGCTGCCTTCGACCATTTCAAAGAGGTACTTGAGCCATCAGTTCAACTccattttttttactccatTTATTAATGTAGCAATGTTTTTGCAAGTTTTCTCATGTTCAGGATTAGAAGCTAATGATGTTTTTGTTTGATCTAAACTCATTTCTGGTCTTCTAGGTCTGTTCCGAGTCCCAGCGGTTTGAGAAGCTAATGGAGGATTTTAAAAACGAAGACAACAATATTGATTTCATGGTGGGTTAATGTAAGAATCCTCTCATCCTAATGGCTCTCTGTGTTCATTTGCACCACTAATGATTCGTGCCATTCCTTCGTAGGTGGCATGCATGCAGTTCATCAACATTGTGGTGCACTCTGTAGAAGACATGAATTTTCGAGTTCACCTTCAGTACGACTTCACCAAGCTTGCGCTGGATGATTATCTGGAAGTAAGAcacttttagacattttatttaattttttaatttaacaaagaGTATGTTGCTGATCGAAGCTCCGTCATCTccatgttgccactgttgggccaaCAGCCCTTACTAATCCTGTTACAGAACAGATCCTTACCTTTATATAGTGTATAATAGACATTAATAAGCATGGTtttgattatactgtattacattatatttgatTATATTCATTGTGGTGAGAGTGCCTCATGCTAGCCGCAGGAACCCAGACAATGAAACATTTTCAGAGCATAATTCACCAAAAACACTTAAAAGCTCATACattttactttgtgtgtgtgtgtgtgtgtgtgtatgtctgtgtgtgtagagattGAAACACACAGAGAGTGATAAGCTACAGGTGCAGATCCAGGCGTACCTGGATAACCTGTTCGATGTGGGCACGCTGCTGGAGGATGCCGAAACCAAAAACGCAGCACTGGAACGAGTGGAGGAGCTGGAAGAGAATCTGTCACATGTATGGAAAAtacatctttttttctctctgtttttacCACCATTTAAATATcacgtatatacagtatgtgcagaaaaatacaaaatccaACATGTGCATTTAGTCAATTTCTAAATATGGACTGACTATTCTAAATAATGCATCCAATAATACATGGAATCTAAGTAAGACAGTGAATGTATGAGTGTGTCACAGAAGTAAGTAATAAGTAAAATAGATGTGACCGTTTGCACAGTGTGTTGGAACATTGCCATGTCTGTTAACAGTTACTACACTTTGACCACCAAATGCATTGCTTTATTAGTCACTATACTAATTGCGCACGAATGCAAGATGAATTGTCTGATTaggaaattacattaaaatggaCAGATCAGTACAATGCTAgaatattaatgcatttttatctGTAGATGTAATCCCGTTCTTCCTCTGTAAAGGAAAGCTTTGTGAATAGCGTTCTGATGGTAACCCTGTTATTGGCGTCTGTTATTTCTCTTTTGCTAGATGACAGACAAGCTGCTGGACACAGAGAATGAGGCCATGTCTAAGATCGTAGAGCTGGAAAAGCAACTGATGCAGAAGAACAAGGAGCTGGACTCCCTTAGGGTAGGGCctaagtgaaataaataaataaataaataaacaaacctcCAAATTGAGTTGGgactatttcttaaaaaaaaaaaaaaaaaacatccatgtACTGCagtgtattttatatatgtagTTACAATCAAAGCTAACGATCATGAGTGTGGcgaaattattgttatttttagccTTTCTTTTCCACCTTTCCTTTTTCTGTGGACATTTGTAGAACATAAAAAATGCTTCTATACctatatgcattttatttacagtttagaTTTGATCTAAAACTTGCAAGCTGAAATCAGAGTGATAAAAAGGAACGGTTcttaatgaaaatgaaactaAACTATAATGTAACCCCTTGATTTAAATTCTGAGTGGTTAtgtgccttttttatttaaaaaaaaaaggacattttttatgagaaaaaTTTATAAGAAATTGGAAAGTGTATTTTGAAATCAGTAACGTAACTTTTATAtactttgtataaaaaaatatataattaaaatatacactGCTTGGtcaaaaagtcaccatttcagatGGGGTAAAATATTGGGCTGCAATAACCGAAGAAAACAACCAGGGGCATTTGAAGTTACTGGACCCGGGTTCAACAcaagaacccttcaacacattatcaaaacctggaaagaTGGTGCAGAACCATCAACTTTCTGCAGCATGAAGATTGGAGCAACATTTGGAAAAAAgccatgtggtctaatgagttggtcaggtctaggctcagcaacgttatgtggcaataaaaagaattcagctgatgatctgaatgtactgaatgaccagggtatcacatcaatattgaatgatttttaacttatttatttgcttttgttATCCAGGCTGTGTACAGGGACGCCAGTTCGCAGGTACACTCGCTCCGGCGCATAGTACGTGAAAAGGATGAAGCCATCCAGAAGCAGTCCAGGCTGGAGAAGAAGATTCACGAGCTTGAGCGGCGTGGTAGCCTGCAGATCCAGGTGAGGGGGGAGGGAGATGGTGAAGGAGAAACCTCCCCTCTTCCCTCTCCCCCTCAGCCCATGCCTCTCTCACCGTGCCCTGATGCCATGGTCCAGGCTGGCGCAGGTGCCAGCAGCTCATACACATCTGCTTCACAGACTGGAACCCTGAGGAAGGTGGCCACccctccacctcctccaccaccacctcctccaccaccacccaTGCCTGACTCCACCTGTGAGTAAAACAAAGCAGGCAAATGATctagatttatttgttttatttaggaacaaaaaaaactgtatactAGACAGTTTACTTTAACAGAAgactaaaaatattattattaatattattgcatTATTGAAAATGGCTTTAATTATGTTAgaagttttatattttgtttttattattatacctcAGTAAATTGAATTAAGCtggttttataaataatatattattcctGTCATGCAGTACCTAACGGACCATCGGCTGTCACTGccccgcctcctcctcctccacctccacccCCTCCTCCACCCCCTCCTCTTGGGCGGGCCATGGAGTTGTCCACCCCACTTCCCCCACCTCCTCCCCCTATAGCCCCTCCCCTTCCTGGCTGTGGCACACCCACAGTCATATTCAACTCTGGTCTAACAGGTATGTGCTATAATCTACAGCATCTGTACGTATATGTGAAGACTATTTATCTCTGGGTTTTCATCTAagctatttatttctgtttctgctgaatgaatgaatataatccttagcacatttatttccTTTACTTTTGACTGTTTTTTGCTTGCTTGAATTACCTGTTTGTTTTACTCTCTAAACCTTTCTGCTATTATctacttttttatcttttcctcCCTGCCCTCAAAGATGGACCAATCAAGCTCTTCTGTAGGTTTCCTCTGTTTTGGTGAtctttgttgtgtttatttctttgttttgtggccaccaattattattattattattattattatcattgttattattattgttattattattcattttcatcAACTAACCTGCCTTTTTGTACGTGTATACataataaattcaattcaattttttttgtatagcgcatttaacaatggtcattgtcgcaaatcaGCTCtatagaatcaaaagaaaattatggaaatgtgtatgaaatatgagaaaataggtatgaatatactgtatttacagaaATGAATTCCAACTGTCTGATGGTCACATGTGCATCTTTTGTCTCTTCCAGCGGTGAAGATTAAAAAGCCAATCAAGACCAAGTTCCGGATGCCGGTCTTTAACTGGGTGGCTCTGAAACCTAATCAGATCAATGGCACTGTCTTTAATGAGATTGATGATGAAAAGATTCTAGAGGTAATAAGTCATCTGGGACTTTTACCTTCCTCTCACAACCATAGCAACATGCACAACAAGTGCTTAAATCCTATTATTACATGTCAGGTCATGACCTTAATTAGCATGATACTCCAGGGGTGGACAAGTGAGAAATTCATTAGGTTACCAACTGGACATGCGAATGCTCTAATGTGCTGCCTGGTCAGATAAACGTAATAAATTCCTTTTCAGAGaacaacttaaaaataaaattaggtcAGTCGCATAGAATTAAATTTGATGTGATTTGTCATGCTTCTGTTTGTCTGTAATTGCCAGGACCTGAATGTGGACGAGTTTGAGGAGATGTTTAAGACCAAAGCACAGGGTCCATCTGTGGATATGACCATGAGCAAGCAGAAGGCACCGCAAAAAGGCCCCAGTAAAGTGTCACTACTGGAGGCCAACAGGGCCAAAAACCTGGCCATCACACTACGCAAAGCAGGAAAGAGCCCTGAGGAGATCTGCAAAGCAATTCAGTCGTGCGTATACTCCTCTGCAGTCCTCCTCAGACCTACAACCAAATATCATTACATGAGCAAAATCTTTCCATTCACGTATAAATTTTTGGGAAATGGGTTTGTTTCGTTCGGAATATGCAGAAAATCcacttccttttctttctttgctaGGTTCGATCTGCGCACCGTGCCCGTGGACTTCGCAGAGTGCCTGATGCGCTTCATGCCGACCGAAACCGAGGTGAAGACGTTGCGGCAGTATGAGAGGGAGCGGCGGCCCTTAGCGGAACTGACCGATGAGGACCGCTTCATGATGATGTTCAGCAAGATCGAACGGCTGCCTCAAAGAATGACGATCATGGCCTTCATGGGCAACTTTAGTGACAGCCTGCAGATGCTTACACCGGTGAGAGGGGTAGAGCAATATATATAGAAGGTGATACTTTTATTATGCATAGATGAAGAGGAGTTTGGAAGGGAAGGAGGTTGAGGCAGATTGATGAGATTAtgtgtgccctacgatggattggcaccccatccaggtgGCTCAGGCTCAGATCACAGGTTctcaggctccaggcccccctgtaTACACGATAAggcggtatagagaatgagtgagtgtaaaTATGCATGTGCCCTTAGATGAACTAGCATGCCAGGCTGTACTCCCACCAGAAGTGTTCGGCTCTGGATTCACCGCACCACTGACCAGTAAAAAGCGGTTACTAAAGTTGAATGAATGGGTACAAATGGTAGATGAAGATAGATGGAAGGTGGAGGGATGCACTGAGATGATAATGGATCAATGGGTGGCAATGAATTAAACCATTAGTGGATGGATAAATGCACAGCagtcaaaaaatataaaaattcatAGGAATCATGAATAACACGACAGTGTACAGGATGGTTTAAAGAAGAAACGGATAAAAGGATGGATGGACGATCTGCCGGAGGAGAAGATGTATGATGAGTTAAACACTGTATAAATAAGTAAGGGAATAATGATTAAACACCACTCCATAATCTTGATATGGGAGGATGACATAATGGCTAGAGGGACAAGACGAAAGCATGTACATGACGGAGAAGACGATGAATAGATTACAAGAAGTGCATCCTGTTCTAAATCCCGAATGGATATGGATATTTATACcaacatccattttttttttcttttctagcaACTTCATGCAATCATTGCTGCATCGGTGTCAATTAAATCTTCCCAGAAGTTGAAGAAGATTCTTGAAGTAAGTTTACGGAGcttgtatttaaaatttctaCAATTCCCTATCTCACTATGTACATTCATTTATCCTTTATTTCTCAGATCATTCTGGCTCTGGGGAACTATATGAACAGCAGTAAGAGAGGAGCTGTGTATGGCTACAAGCTTCAGAGTTTAGATCTGGTGAGTTTCGATCTTCTGCTACTTAGAGTGTTTCACATATACTGTGTTCAATCTCTTTGACTCACGCCTTTGCAGCGTTTTAGTGCTGTAATTTAACTATGATTTCTCATGAAAGTGGATTGTTACATAAATGATCACTACCAGGAGGCACAGACTGAGCCAAAGCATGGAAATGCAGTCCTGGATAACATGATCAGCAaaccaaatgagaaaaaaaatgccatgggtgataaataaaatgttttacatatcTAATTATCTAGCAATTTATTGAGCACTAGGGTTATTTTTGTACccacttggaaaaaaaattcttcctttttcaCTGTCACTGACCATTGAACGAAACAaactgaaatatgaaataactCGTGAATAATGAAGCATGTTTTGTGCACAGCAGATTTTGTCCTCCGTTTTGTGCTCTGCACACTTATTCCTACTATGTTTGAAatgtcttttatcttttttttttattgttttttatcataGCTCCTAGACACCAAATCCACAGACAGGAAGCAGACCCTTCTGCACTACATCGCTAATGTGGTGAGGGAGAAATACGCTGCTGTCAGCATGTTCCACAATGAACTTCATTATGTAGAGAAAGCTGCTGCTGGTAAGACTCGATTTATTATcaccaaacaaaaaatatgcacCAAAGTAAAGCAGTTTGTTGCAAATGGATCACTAATATAGACCCAAATCTCATCTGTTGCATCATGCTACAACTGAACATAATTTTTCAGTCTGTAAAGAAAGtacacatttcatttaaggtcccatgaaataaaataaacagattaacaaagtaaaatattaggAATGCATGTATAATATGCATATCACGCAAGAGTGAATAAAACATGCAGAAATGTgataacactttttttattttaccaatcTGAGGACTGAAACAGAATGTCCTGAGgtattttatttctatctttATTAAAGCATGagatttaatgaattaaaattatgGTACATAAGTAAGACCATTTTGCTGCTTTTATCCCTTACATCATAACAGCTATAACTGTGATGTTCTAATGAAGCTACAcacaatataattaaataatttagggCCGATAGCAGCTTTGAGGATTAAGGCACTAAGATACTGATCGTaaggttggtggttcaagcCCCTTGTAGAGACTGAGCCAATGTGAGT of Clarias gariepinus isolate MV-2021 ecotype Netherlands chromosome 6, CGAR_prim_01v2, whole genome shotgun sequence contains these proteins:
- the fmnl2b gene encoding formin-like protein 2 isoform X2; the protein is MGNAESVDAQLTDFRARNKPPKLPMPDPAELEERFSIALNSMNLPPDKVRLLRQYDNEKKWELICDQERFQVKNPPHTYIQKLRGFLDPAVTRKKFRRRVQESTQVLRELEISLRTNHIGWVREFLNEENQGLDVLVEYLSFAQYAVTFDGDAAESTSGEASVETPWSRSIEDLHGDTNLPSPVSSSSIQRSTRHSLRSNTLPSRRTLKNSRLVCKKDDVHVCVMCLRAIMNYQYGFNMVMSHPHAVNEIALSLNNKNPRTKALVLELLAAVCLVRGGHEIILAAFDHFKEVCSESQRFEKLMEDFKNEDNNIDFMVACMQFINIVVHSVEDMNFRVHLQYDFTKLALDDYLERLKHTESDKLQVQIQAYLDNLFDVGTLLEDAETKNAALERVEELEENLSHMTDKLLDTENEAMSKIVELEKQLMQKNKELDSLRAVYRDASSQVHSLRRIVREKDEAIQKQSRLEKKIHELERRGSLQIQVRGEGDGEGETSPLPSPPQPMPLSPCPDAMVQAGAGASSSYTSASQTGTLRKVATPPPPPPPPPPPPPMPDSTLPNGPSAVTAPPPPPPPPPPPPPPPLGRAMELSTPLPPPPPPIAPPLPGCGTPTVIFNSGLTAVKIKKPIKTKFRMPVFNWVALKPNQINGTVFNEIDDEKILEDLNVDEFEEMFKTKAQGPSVDMTMSKQKAPQKGPSKVSLLEANRAKNLAITLRKAGKSPEEICKAIQSFDLRTVPVDFAECLMRFMPTETEVKTLRQYERERRPLAELTDEDRFMMMFSKIERLPQRMTIMAFMGNFSDSLQMLTPQLHAIIAASVSIKSSQKLKKILEIILALGNYMNSSKRGAVYGYKLQSLDLLLDTKSTDRKQTLLHYIANVVREKYAAVSMFHNELHYVEKAAAVSLENVLLDVRELQRGMDLTRREYSMHGHNTLLKDFIHHNETRLKKLQDDARISQDAFDEVVKYFGESPKTMPPSVFFPVFVRFVKAYRQADEENEQRKKQEQLMMEKRLEQEAMMEEQEGQQSPSHKGKRQQQELIAELRKRQGKDSRHVYEGKDGAIEDIITGAALTQINVWSQRMKECAVGSEVHSPHIQPPCILCIRIISK
- the fmnl2b gene encoding formin-like protein 2 isoform X6 is translated as MGNAESVDAQLTDFRARNKPPKLPMPDPAELEERFSIALNSMNLPPDKVRLLRQYDNEKKWELICDQERFQVKNPPHTYIQKLRGFLDPAVTRKKFRRRVQESTQVLRELEISLRTNHIGWVREFLNEENQGLDVLVEYLSFAQYAVTFDGDAAESTSGEASVETPWSRSIEDLHGDTNLPSPVSSSSIQRSTRHSLRSNTLPSRRTLKNSRLVCKKDDVHVCVMCLRAIMNYQYGFNMVMSHPHAVNEIALSLNNKNPRTKALVLELLAAVCLVRGGHEIILAAFDHFKEVCSESQRFEKLMEDFKNEDNNIDFMVACMQFINIVVHSVEDMNFRVHLQYDFTKLALDDYLERLKHTESDKLQVQIQAYLDNLFDVGTLLEDAETKNAALERVEELEENLSHMTDKLLDTENEAMSKIVELEKQLMQKNKELDSLRAVYRDASSQVHSLRRIVREKDEAIQKQSRLEKKIHELERRGSLQIQVRGEGDGEGETSPLPSPPQPMPLSPCPDAMVQAGAGASSSYTSASQTGTLRKVATPPPPPPPPPPPPPMPDSTLPNGPSAVTAPPPPPPPPPPPPPPPLGRAMELSTPLPPPPPPIAPPLPGCGTPTVIFNSGLTDGPIKLFSVKIKKPIKTKFRMPVFNWVALKPNQINGTVFNEIDDEKILEDLNVDEFEEMFKTKAQGPSVDMTMSKQKAPQKGPSKVSLLEANRAKNLAITLRKAGKSPEEICKAIQSFDLRTVPVDFAECLMRFMPTETEVKTLRQYERERRPLAELTDEDRFMMMFSKIERLPQRMTIMAFMGNFSDSLQMLTPQLHAIIAASVSIKSSQKLKKILEIILALGNYMNSSKRGAVYGYKLQSLDLLLDTKSTDRKQTLLHYIANVVREKYAAVSMFHNELHYVEKAAAVSLENVLLDVRELQRGMDLTRREYSMHGHNTLLKDFIHHNETRLKKLQDDARISQDAFDEVVKYFGESPKTMPPSVFFPVFVRFVKAYRQADEENEQRKKQEQLMMEKRLEQEAMMEEQEGQQSPSHKGKRQQQELIAELRKRQGKDSRHVYEGKDGAIEDIITDLRAERVINEDGTEVRLLGFWSMFVLSSLAGVLCCSFSWTVTYFDSFEPGMFPPTPLSPAKFRQMTGHSFHMGYSMAILNGIVAALTIFWCLI